DNA from Bacteroidales bacterium:
AACCATCCGGTGGAACGGGACAGAAAATACCGTAATAGCCATTGGAAATTTCGATGTAGTATCCCGAAACTACACGGTTACCTTCCCTTCAGCAGGCACATGGTATGATTATTTCTGGGCCGACAGCCTGGTTTTGGAAAACCCTTCTGTGCAGATTACTCTTCAGCCGGGAGAATACCGTTTTTATTCGTCCAAAAAAATGAACGGGTATGGCTCCATCAATATTGGATACGAATCTCCTGCTGGTTCGAAGAAAATCAGTGTCTTCCCGAATCCGGCCTTTGACCGGATTACAGTAGCCGGCAGTGAAAGAATGAAATCCCTCCGGATTACCTCCCTGTCGGGAAACATAGTGATGGAGAAATTCCCCCTATCAGACAAGGTGTCTGTTGATATTTCCGATTTGCCAGGCGGAATCTATTTCATAAGGGTCGATTATAAGAGCACATCTGAAACACTTCGTTTTGTAAAAATGAAATAAAAACTGCTTATAGGTTGGTTAGTTTGGTTAGTTGGTGACAGGTTGACAGGTGAATGTGGGGAGATCAGGCGGTTCAATCAAATGAGCCGCCTGATCATTTAACCCACGTTGCGCATCAAAAAGTGAGCAATGTGCCCCAGGGGACACTTTCAATGCATTTCATCGGGGTTAACCCGGATGCCTGCGCAAAAGGCCAATCCAATGCCCATTAGTTCGTTTGCATACCTGATGCACAATCTGGTTTTAGTGCCTCCCCCCAGTGTTTGGTTTTTTTTCGATTTTCCCTAATTTTGATCTAACAATTCCAAAATCAAACTACCCATGAAAAATTCAGTTGCTTTTTTCTTATTGGCAGGTTTATTCATCATCTCCGGATGTAAAAAGGATGACGATGACAACGGAGGTTCTTCTTCCGTTGTATATATTACTGAAGATATTACCGAACCAACCACCTGGTATGCCGATA
Protein-coding regions in this window:
- a CDS encoding T9SS type A sorting domain-containing protein, with amino-acid sequence TIRWNGTENTVIAIGNFDVVSRNYTVTFPSAGTWYDYFWADSLVLENPSVQITLQPGEYRFYSSKKMNGYGSINIGYESPAGSKKISVFPNPAFDRITVAGSERMKSLRITSLSGNIVMEKFPLSDKVSVDISDLPGGIYFIRVDYKSTSETLRFVKMK